Proteins encoded together in one Microcebus murinus isolate Inina chromosome 16, M.murinus_Inina_mat1.0, whole genome shotgun sequence window:
- the BLCAP gene encoding apoptosis inducing factor BLCAP, with translation MYCLQWLLPVLLIPKPLNPALWFSHSMFMGFYLLSFLLERKPCTICALVFLAALFLICYSCWGNCFLYHCSDSPLPESAHDPGVVGT, from the coding sequence ATGTATTGCCTCCAGTGGCTGCTGCCTGTCCTCCTCATCCCCAAGCCCCTCAACCCCGCCCTGTGGTTTAGCCACTCCATGTTCATGGGCTTCTACCTGCTCAGCTTCCTCCTGGAACGGAAGCCTTGCACAATTTGTGCCTTGGTTTTCCTGGCAGCCCTGTTCCTCATCTGCTATAGCTGCTGGGGAAACTGTTTCCTGTACCACTGCTCTGATTCCCCGCTTCCAGAATCGGCGCATGACCCTGGTGTTGTGGGCACCTAA